The Parus major isolate Abel chromosome 4, Parus_major1.1, whole genome shotgun sequence genome has a window encoding:
- the GSR gene encoding glutathione reductase, mitochondrial isoform X2: protein MWNTAVHAEFVHDHADYGFETSGVKFNWRTIKEKRDAYVRRLNDIYESNVKKARIDIIRGYGKFTADPEPTVEVDGRKYTAPHILIATGGRPAVPSDSEVPGASLGMTSDGFFDLEELPRRSVIVGAGYIAVEIAGILSTLGSESSLLIRHDQVLRTFDSLISSNCTQELENTGVDVWKHTQVKRVAKSSCGLLDVTVTSAVPGHKPTEGVIRDVDCLLWAVGRQPNSEGLCLDRVVRWQHVPSVLGGRCPQVSLGVPRVFGVPLGLQRLSQDGVPTACPCLGMLWPPAQVPHGPSHPSWSICGFCFLWQGVQVDPQGHVVVDEYQNTTRKGIYAVGDVCGRALLTPVAIAAGRKLAHRLFEGKQDSRLDYENIPTVVFSHPPIGTVGLTEEEAVAVHGKDNVKTYNTSFIPLYHAVTQRKVKCVMKLVCTGKEEKVVGLHMQGLGCDEILQGFAVAIKMGATKADLDNTVAIHPTSAEELVTLR, encoded by the exons ATGTGGAACACGGCGGTCCATGCGGAGTTTGTCCACGATCACGCTGATTATGGCTTTGAAACATCGGGTGTGAAGTTTAACTGGAG GACCATCAAGGAGAAGCGTGACGCCTACGTGCGGCGCCTCAATGACATCTACGAGAGCAACGTTAAGAAG GCTCGCATTGACATCATCCGGGGCTACGGCAAGTTCACCGCGGATCCCGAGCCAACCGTGGAAGTGGATGGGAGAAAGTACACGGCTCCTCACATCCTGATAGCCACCGGGGGGCGCCCGGCTGTCCCTTCTGACAGCGAGGTTCCTG GCGCCAGTCTGGGGATGACCAGTGACGGCTTCTTCGacctggaggagctgcccaG GCGCAGCGTCATTGTCGGGGCTGGCTACATCGCGGTGGAGATCGCGGGGATCCTCTCCACGCTGGGCTCCGAGTCATCCCTGCTCATCCGTCACGACCAG GTCCTGCGAACCTTTGACTCCCTGATCAGCTCAAACTGcacccaggagctggagaacaCCGGGGTGGATGTCTGGAAGCACACACAG GTCAAGAGGGTCGCTAAGTCTTCGTGTGGGCTGCTGGATGTGACGGTGACCTCGGCAGTGCCTGGCCACAAACCGACCGAGGGGGTGATCCGGGATGTGGACTGCCTGCTGTGGGCCGTGGGGAGGCAGCCCAACTCCGAGGGGCTGTGCCTGGACCGAGTGGTGAGATGGCAGCACGTCCCTTCCGTGCTGGGGGGACGATGCCCACAGGTCTCTCTGGGTGTCCCACGGGTATTTGGGGTTCCTTTAGGTCTCCAGCGCCTGTCACAGGATGGTGTTCCCACTGCTTGCCCCTGTCTGGGAATGCTGTGGCCACCAGCACAGGTGCCCCATGGGccatcccatccctcctggAGCATATGTGGCTTCTGTTTCCTGTGGCAGGGTGTGCAGGTGGACCCCCAGGGCCACGTGGTTGTGGATGAGTACCAGAACACCACCAGGAAAGGGATCTACGCGGTCGGGGATGTCTGTGGGAGAGCCCTCCTCACTCCAG tggCCATTGCTGCTGGCAGGAAGCTGGCCCACAGGCTCTTCGAGGGCAAGCAGGACTCGCGGCTGGACTACGAGAACATCCCCACGGTTGTTTTCAGCCACCCGCCCATCGGCACCGTGGGGCTCACTGAAG aggaggcCGTGGCTGTACATGGGAAGGACAATGTGAAGACCTACAACACGTCCTTCATTCCCTTGTACCACGCTGTCACCCAGAGGAAGGTGAAGTGTGTCATGAAGCTGGTGTGCACTGGCAAGGAGGAGAAG GTGGTGGGATTGCACATGCAAGGGCTGGGCTGTGATGAAATACTGCAGGGCTTTGCTGTGGCCATCAAAATGGGGGCCACCAAGGCCGACCTGGACAACACCGTTGCCATTCACCCCACTTCTGCTGAGGAGCTGGTGACACTGCGCTGA
- the GSR gene encoding glutathione reductase, mitochondrial isoform X3 yields the protein MAAAAYELLVLGGGSGGLAGARRAAELGARVALVEPSRLGGTCVNVGCVPKKVMWNTAVHAEFVHDHADYGFETSGVKFNWRTIKEKRDAYVRRLNDIYESNVKKARIDIIRGYGKFTADPEPTVEVDGRKYTAPHILIATGGRPAVPSDSEVPGASLGMTSDGFFDLEELPRRSVIVGAGYIAVEIAGILSTLGSESSLLIRHDQVLRTFDSLISSNCTQELENTGVDVWKHTQVKRVAKSSCGLLDVTVTSAVPGHKPTEGVIRDVDCLLWAVGRQPNSEGLCLDRVGVQVDPQGHVVVDEYQNTTRKGIYAVGDVCGRALLTPVAIAAGRKLAHRLFEGKQDSRLDYENIPTVVFSHPPIGTVGLTEEEAVAVHGKDNVKTYNTSFIPLYHAVTQRKVKCVMKLVCTGKEEKVVGLHMQGLGCDEILQGFAVAIKMGATKADLDNTVAIHPTSAEELVTLR from the exons ATGGCGGCGGCCGCCTAcgagctgctggtgctgggaggcGGCTCCGGGGGCCTGGCGGGGGCCCGGCGGGCGGCCGAGCTCGGTGCCCGGGTCGCGCTGGTGGAGCCGTCGCGCCTCGGCGGCACCTGC GTCAATGTTGGGTGCGTGCCAAAAAAG GTGATGTGGAACACGGCGGTCCATGCGGAGTTTGTCCACGATCACGCTGATTATGGCTTTGAAACATCGGGTGTGAAGTTTAACTGGAG GACCATCAAGGAGAAGCGTGACGCCTACGTGCGGCGCCTCAATGACATCTACGAGAGCAACGTTAAGAAG GCTCGCATTGACATCATCCGGGGCTACGGCAAGTTCACCGCGGATCCCGAGCCAACCGTGGAAGTGGATGGGAGAAAGTACACGGCTCCTCACATCCTGATAGCCACCGGGGGGCGCCCGGCTGTCCCTTCTGACAGCGAGGTTCCTG GCGCCAGTCTGGGGATGACCAGTGACGGCTTCTTCGacctggaggagctgcccaG GCGCAGCGTCATTGTCGGGGCTGGCTACATCGCGGTGGAGATCGCGGGGATCCTCTCCACGCTGGGCTCCGAGTCATCCCTGCTCATCCGTCACGACCAG GTCCTGCGAACCTTTGACTCCCTGATCAGCTCAAACTGcacccaggagctggagaacaCCGGGGTGGATGTCTGGAAGCACACACAG GTCAAGAGGGTCGCTAAGTCTTCGTGTGGGCTGCTGGATGTGACGGTGACCTCGGCAGTGCCTGGCCACAAACCGACCGAGGGGGTGATCCGGGATGTGGACTGCCTGCTGTGGGCCGTGGGGAGGCAGCCCAACTCCGAGGGGCTGTGCCTGGACCGAGTG GGTGTGCAGGTGGACCCCCAGGGCCACGTGGTTGTGGATGAGTACCAGAACACCACCAGGAAAGGGATCTACGCGGTCGGGGATGTCTGTGGGAGAGCCCTCCTCACTCCAG tggCCATTGCTGCTGGCAGGAAGCTGGCCCACAGGCTCTTCGAGGGCAAGCAGGACTCGCGGCTGGACTACGAGAACATCCCCACGGTTGTTTTCAGCCACCCGCCCATCGGCACCGTGGGGCTCACTGAAG aggaggcCGTGGCTGTACATGGGAAGGACAATGTGAAGACCTACAACACGTCCTTCATTCCCTTGTACCACGCTGTCACCCAGAGGAAGGTGAAGTGTGTCATGAAGCTGGTGTGCACTGGCAAGGAGGAGAAG GTGGTGGGATTGCACATGCAAGGGCTGGGCTGTGATGAAATACTGCAGGGCTTTGCTGTGGCCATCAAAATGGGGGCCACCAAGGCCGACCTGGACAACACCGTTGCCATTCACCCCACTTCTGCTGAGGAGCTGGTGACACTGCGCTGA
- the PPP2CB gene encoding serine/threonine-protein phosphatase 2A catalytic subunit beta isoform, translating to MEEKGFAKELDQWIEQLNECRQLSESQVRSLCEKAKEILTKESNVQEVRCPVTVCGDVHGQFHDLMELFRIGGKSPDTNYLFMGDYVDRGYYSVETVTLLVALKVRYPERITILRGNHESRQITQVYGFYDECLRKYGNANVWKYFTDLFDYLPLTALVDGQIFCLHGGLSPSIDTLDHIRALDRLQEVPHEGPMCDLLWSDPDDRGGWGISPRGAGYTFGQDISETFNHANGLTLVSRAHQLVMEGYNWCHDRNVVTIFSAPNYCYRCGNQAAIMELDDTLKYSFLQFDPAPRRGEPHVTRRTPDYFL from the exons ATGGAGGAGAAGGGCTTCGCCAAGGAGCTGGACCAGTGGATCGAGCAACTGAACGAGTGCCGGCAGCTGAGCGAGAGCCAGGTCCGCAGCCTCTGCGAGAAG GCTAAAGAAATCCTTACAAAAGAATCAAATGTGCAAGAGGTACGCTGCCCCGTCACCGTCTGCGGGGATGTCCACGGGCAGTTCCACGACCTCATGGAACTCTTCAGGATCGGTGGCAAGTCTCCAGACACAAACTACCTGTTCATGGGAGACTACGTGGACAGAGGCTACTACTCGGTGGAGACTGTGACTCTCCTGGTGGCACTGAAG GTGCGGTACCCGGAGCGCATCACGATACTGAGGGGCAACCACGAGAGCAGGCAAATCACACAAGTCTACGGCTTCTACGACGAGTGCCTGCGCAAGTACGGCAACGCCAACGTCTGGAAGTACTTCACAGACCTGTTTGATTACCTTCCACTCACAGCTCTAGTAGACGGCCAG ATATTCTGCCTCCATGGTGGCCTCTCTCCATCCATAGATACACTGGATCATATCAGGGCTCTGGACCGCCTGCAGGAAGTTCCACACGAG GGTCCGATGTGTGATCTGTTGTGGTCGGATCCCGATGACCGCGGCGGCTGGGGCATTTCTCCACGTGGTGCTGGCTACACCTTCGGGCAGGATATTTCGGAAACCTTCAACCACGCCAATGGTCTCACGCTGGTCTCCCGCGCTCACCAGCTGGTCATGGAG GGTTATAACTGGTGCCACGACCGGAACGTGGTGACCATCTTCAGTGCCCCCAATTACTGCTACCGCTGCGGGAACCAGGCTGCTATCATGGAACTAGATGacactttaaaatattcctt cctccagtTTGACCCAGCACCTCGTCGTGGAGAGCCTCATGTTACCCGTCGTACCCCAGACTACTTCCTATAA
- the GSR gene encoding glutathione reductase, mitochondrial isoform X1: MAAAAYELLVLGGGSGGLAGARRAAELGARVALVEPSRLGGTCVNVGCVPKKVMWNTAVHAEFVHDHADYGFETSGVKFNWRTIKEKRDAYVRRLNDIYESNVKKARIDIIRGYGKFTADPEPTVEVDGRKYTAPHILIATGGRPAVPSDSEVPGASLGMTSDGFFDLEELPRRSVIVGAGYIAVEIAGILSTLGSESSLLIRHDQVLRTFDSLISSNCTQELENTGVDVWKHTQVKRVAKSSCGLLDVTVTSAVPGHKPTEGVIRDVDCLLWAVGRQPNSEGLCLDRVVRWQHVPSVLGGRCPQVSLGVPRVFGVPLGLQRLSQDGVPTACPCLGMLWPPAQVPHGPSHPSWSICGFCFLWQGVQVDPQGHVVVDEYQNTTRKGIYAVGDVCGRALLTPVAIAAGRKLAHRLFEGKQDSRLDYENIPTVVFSHPPIGTVGLTEEEAVAVHGKDNVKTYNTSFIPLYHAVTQRKVKCVMKLVCTGKEEKVVGLHMQGLGCDEILQGFAVAIKMGATKADLDNTVAIHPTSAEELVTLR, translated from the exons ATGGCGGCGGCCGCCTAcgagctgctggtgctgggaggcGGCTCCGGGGGCCTGGCGGGGGCCCGGCGGGCGGCCGAGCTCGGTGCCCGGGTCGCGCTGGTGGAGCCGTCGCGCCTCGGCGGCACCTGC GTCAATGTTGGGTGCGTGCCAAAAAAG GTGATGTGGAACACGGCGGTCCATGCGGAGTTTGTCCACGATCACGCTGATTATGGCTTTGAAACATCGGGTGTGAAGTTTAACTGGAG GACCATCAAGGAGAAGCGTGACGCCTACGTGCGGCGCCTCAATGACATCTACGAGAGCAACGTTAAGAAG GCTCGCATTGACATCATCCGGGGCTACGGCAAGTTCACCGCGGATCCCGAGCCAACCGTGGAAGTGGATGGGAGAAAGTACACGGCTCCTCACATCCTGATAGCCACCGGGGGGCGCCCGGCTGTCCCTTCTGACAGCGAGGTTCCTG GCGCCAGTCTGGGGATGACCAGTGACGGCTTCTTCGacctggaggagctgcccaG GCGCAGCGTCATTGTCGGGGCTGGCTACATCGCGGTGGAGATCGCGGGGATCCTCTCCACGCTGGGCTCCGAGTCATCCCTGCTCATCCGTCACGACCAG GTCCTGCGAACCTTTGACTCCCTGATCAGCTCAAACTGcacccaggagctggagaacaCCGGGGTGGATGTCTGGAAGCACACACAG GTCAAGAGGGTCGCTAAGTCTTCGTGTGGGCTGCTGGATGTGACGGTGACCTCGGCAGTGCCTGGCCACAAACCGACCGAGGGGGTGATCCGGGATGTGGACTGCCTGCTGTGGGCCGTGGGGAGGCAGCCCAACTCCGAGGGGCTGTGCCTGGACCGAGTGGTGAGATGGCAGCACGTCCCTTCCGTGCTGGGGGGACGATGCCCACAGGTCTCTCTGGGTGTCCCACGGGTATTTGGGGTTCCTTTAGGTCTCCAGCGCCTGTCACAGGATGGTGTTCCCACTGCTTGCCCCTGTCTGGGAATGCTGTGGCCACCAGCACAGGTGCCCCATGGGccatcccatccctcctggAGCATATGTGGCTTCTGTTTCCTGTGGCAGGGTGTGCAGGTGGACCCCCAGGGCCACGTGGTTGTGGATGAGTACCAGAACACCACCAGGAAAGGGATCTACGCGGTCGGGGATGTCTGTGGGAGAGCCCTCCTCACTCCAG tggCCATTGCTGCTGGCAGGAAGCTGGCCCACAGGCTCTTCGAGGGCAAGCAGGACTCGCGGCTGGACTACGAGAACATCCCCACGGTTGTTTTCAGCCACCCGCCCATCGGCACCGTGGGGCTCACTGAAG aggaggcCGTGGCTGTACATGGGAAGGACAATGTGAAGACCTACAACACGTCCTTCATTCCCTTGTACCACGCTGTCACCCAGAGGAAGGTGAAGTGTGTCATGAAGCTGGTGTGCACTGGCAAGGAGGAGAAG GTGGTGGGATTGCACATGCAAGGGCTGGGCTGTGATGAAATACTGCAGGGCTTTGCTGTGGCCATCAAAATGGGGGCCACCAAGGCCGACCTGGACAACACCGTTGCCATTCACCCCACTTCTGCTGAGGAGCTGGTGACACTGCGCTGA